From the Penaeus vannamei isolate JL-2024 chromosome 20, ASM4276789v1, whole genome shotgun sequence genome, the window CCCAGTGGTTGCGTATACTCTCACGTTAGCACCCGTGGCTATTAGAGAATGTGCTCTAACACACAGCTTCCCCTTGTTGGACTCCGTGGTGGGTGGGGTATCGTGAGGCTGTACGAAAAGCTAAATCATAAGGCAAACAACTCGAATAAAACCCCCCTCGGACTGATATAAAAGATAACGACCACAGCATGGAAATGACCAAGGCAGTCACCCTGAAGCCCTAGGAGGCTGTAGGTGGACAGAAGGCAAAAGctcaggccgaacgtgtccggcctgcagcTAGGAAAATGGACAAGACAAAAATCACCTccaacaaagtctgtccatgaaaCAGTTGGACTCATGGGCTGGCCTCTCCAGATCTGTAGCCCAAACTGAGATAAATCTGACCTCTCCTCAGTATTCTCAAAGTCAAACGGGGGTccaagctgaaccagccaaaacATCTGCCCCTAcatccaaaggccttaaaccccatcACACACTTTAAGGTACCAAAGAAACCTGAAAACTTTGACAATGCCTAACAGCTGGTCAGGGCATtggaaaaagaaaggcaaatcCGCCTATCAATCTGAATTGCCAGAGACGAGGGCATGATCACTgtgcccaaagacaaagccaccctgagtttcctgcaggaaatcaaggtgctcaaagatgggagaaaagtgagtatctcaccactgacctcccaagagaaaagaaccaagatggtgctacttggttttccACTAGGGTTTGACGTGGAGGTGACCACGTCACTCcctcaagtggtggaggcttcccgcctGTTCAAAGGGtgaccaggcaagtcctggtcgccctcaagggagccccaatcaccacccttgaccTGGATAACTGGGACTCGTATAAGCTCAGGGCATATGTGCCAGAgtccttgaggtgtttcacgtgccaaaaatttgGGCACCACCAGGTCagctgcaaggccaaagccaaatgtggtgtgtgCAGCAAGGCACATGAAACAGAAGTgtgcatcaaggcacacaaagatagCCAGAAGGACACAATTGCCAAGTGTTCAAACTGTGCCAAgaggcatcatgcctggagcccaGCTTGCTCTGCCAGGAAACAGTCAATCCTCAAAAAGCAGGAACAAGCCAAAAAACATCCTGATTTTGTCCCAGTACCCTATGCACGTATGTCTGGGGAcagaacaaaagggaaaagactccccgacctcctaagaggaaggagacactTCCCCAGCCAAAGCCGGATACATCCAATCCAGAAGAATTCCCCAGGCTTGCTAGTGGTAAGAAAAAGAACCCAAAGataaaaggttcaaagtccacaggaAAGCCCTCCCCAGTAGAAGATAACCTTTTCtttgttgagtgctgtagtttctgcaatAGCAACAGCCTTTgagaggaccagtgaggaggcggagaaggtagtgcaggtcgcaatgacggcAATGACCCAGACTGTTGCAACCCTGATGGTGAGAAAGCTTGAAACCTCCAAACCGAAGCAGAGCCGCACCCTGTTACCACAAAAGAAACTTCAAATGGCAGGCTAGCTTTGGGAGACACAAGTGAAACCTCAGCTAGTCTGTCAGACTAGACCGTAACTGTGCACCGGGTGCCCTCACTACAGGCCGAGTCGGTACAGCCAAGGTCTGGTCCCTTCACTCGAGGTGGCACCTCTAACCTATGCTCTACTTCTCCCGGTAGACCCTTAACCAGAGTACCACTCCACTTAGAAGATGTAcgatcctcaatcaatgaggatctatACATCAGATGCCatcagcactggggcatctgaagctggaGACGAGTATGATGtaagtaaccatcatggcacacaatctaagcattctacaGTGGAACGTTTGTAGCTTTAATAGAaaaaactcctttctccagtcaatagtgcgagcaaggagcattgccgtcgtcatgctccaggagacatttACTATGGGATCTGTTCACTTCTCGGGCTCTCACGTTTTCACCattccaaacctggatggtgctagaggcctggtGACCCTGGTTAAAGAAGCAATCCCGTGCttcttaatagccaacccgccgcactatGGAGATggcgttgaatctcttgctgttgagattcatctGCCTCTGGGTCCTCTgaaaatatacaatgtatatagcaaaccactgtgtgagagcttagatttaaaccaggtctgtgctactgcagcacaagacagTTATCATAGGGGGAATCCCCACAagaggccgaacgcggcaggcattcatataGCAGAGGTGCTTAACATTCCAAGAGATCgttcttctcaacaccaaagaaccaataCATTTCACATGCGTTGGGAGGAGTACTGGATCTTACCTTTgtcactgcaacaatggtggagagaattcggtggtgtgtcgatgaacCGGTTACAAGTGATCACTATGACATAGTCACTACCCTCATGGATGCTGGttcagcccaaagaccacatcatattcctaaatggaaaacagacaagaccAACTGGTTAGCCTTCCAAAAAGGCTTGGCCCGCTGTCTGAGACAATGAACCATACAACAATGTAAATGTGgacgtgctagaggcaaggctaatccacgCCATAAATCAGGTAGCATCACAAACCATCcacaaaactcgtccatggtctagaactcacaaagacgcctggtactataatgacgagatcaaagagttCAAccacttccgacggcaaagaactcccgacaaCCTAGCCCtcttgagggaagctgttgcgaatgccaaggaaactgccaacagagtaaggcaggaaaagtggTTGGAATTGTCTCAGATTTTTggccaccagaccagccttacagagttgtggaagcaggtcaggcaagcgacaagccgccaagccccaaaATGCACGCATCATGACCCACAGTCAGAGGCTCACAGGCTGGTgctgagttctcagccagaagcAGCACCAACAACCTGCCTCCTGTGCTGAGGGATAAACAGCAAAATCTAAATCCGGGCaggcttgctctcatcagagacaaggcactcgaacctGATGActcagatgccttgttctctctcagGTAACTAAGAAATACATTcaaaaccagctctggatcagcTCCGGGATccgatgggatctcccaccccatcatctcACACTTAGGACTTGTAGGAGGGCTTGCATTCTTGCAACTCATCAACAAGTCCTGGCAAACTGCCAcactgccccagagctggaaacaagccataaTAATTCCCATCCCAAAACAAAAGGAGccaggcaagtaccgtcccatctctttCCTCAGCTGCCCGTGAAAAACAGCTGAGAACATGGTACTTAACAGGCTCCGCTGGAGAATGGgacccccccatgaacacctacACGGGTTCACAAAGGGTAAGAGCACAGCACACAGCATTTTCACACTTCTAAGCTAAGTACCTCATCCtctgtggttgtcttcctagacttggagaaggcttttgaactggcaagtccccttgccattcaggagaccctaatccacaagggAGTCacaggcagactcttggcctggatagctgactattttaaaaatagatcagcaaatgtcagatttcaaggccacatctcacagcacatgccacttgagaaTGGAACGCCCCAGAGTGGGGTTCTCAGTCCTGCCCTTTTCAACACTCTCATGTCTAACATACTCAACATTCACCTGCCACGTCATCTGCACAAGAGAtgatctcttatgcagatgacgtGGCAATCATAGCTTCTGGCAACCACTGCTTAACTAGAGCTCAGCGCTGCCTGAAtttggtgtctgaagagtgttgtaggacgggtctaaaaatctcggcagcaaaatcaaaagctatggctctgagaactaatgtcaaaaacaaaaaactcactgttctgggtatggatctggaatgggtgaaggactatctataccttggtgtatggataggacacacactcactttcaaaaaggagatccaatacctgcttgacagaaccaaggaaagactgtcagtcatgaaagtcatgacagggatacacataggagcaggacacaaagtactaagatcattctatgtacatgctgtctgtcctattattgactacgcttctgtcgccctcattgcttccagcacaacattaaaagaaaaactggaaacaatacaaaatgaagcagtcaggatcattctgggagctcccagatggacaaaggtcatcaacctcctcatagAGGCTGATTTACCGTCCCTGGACACCCGGATTGATCTACTGGCAGCGCAATTCCTTTCCAAAgtcttgcaggcacccagaaactcataCTTAAGGCAAAGAGTACTCAAAGGCCTACAGCAAGACTACCAGCtgtttgcggacaactcttggctcacacacacagccagagtattgatacgcttccagctaaaagaatcactgcttgccaagggcatggacttcCCTCAcactgactacaaagaacccccgccgtgggcaaacaaaATTATCGAATTCTGTCCTAAACCTGTCAATGAGAAAAAATCAATACTCCATGTTttgcctaaaggcacaagcacaaagaatcattgctcaaataactcctccgggtagcataacctactacacggatggatccgtggatcccataaaccacactgcagaCGCCGGTTTGCAACAAGGGatacacagcatccattagggccactgacaatgcctcaacgctccaagctgaaacggttgcgatcatggaagccctgacacacgcgtccctaagggctgGACACGTTGTCATCCACACAGACTCTAGAGCAACCATTAacagtctacagcatagcatCCCCCAAGACATCTACCTTCTGACATCTGTACtgaccatagcccaaagaatactcggtcagggtagaagaattgccataaactgggtcccaagccatatTGGCAttcaagggaacgagcttgctgacaaactagccgaaaagggcaggggtttgCCCCCATCCTCCACGATCGTTAAACCAAGCCGAAGGAGACTAAGCCAAAGTTCCAAAGCTACAGCATGTGCTAGActccgcaaatctaactgaactgaactgcattagaagggcttcaattattttttctctcgtacgaatttgacgatctatgaattattTTAGCGTCTTTACAATTTAACTGATGTCATTTGTCACGTAAATTGATAAAACAatcattagattctctggcgtatctgacatcacggcAATGTTcaattttttcaaaagttctgccggtttcgcctatgtaaaatttcgggcaatccttatAAGAAATCAAGAGCACCGCTAGCCATATTATGCCTAACCAAAGTATTatgcaacgtgttcgggtaactAAAAACGATGTCAacgccagctcctttaaacatacagcgttttttttttgtttttttttcgttttttttttatcgagggaCGGGTTGTATGGAATAATTAAGAGGTTATTGGCACTATCCTGTTGCGTGTTACGGGAacgattataaaatttccatttcgccgATGAAtatgcctgatttaagaaaaaacgaggataccTAATTTTGAAAACGTCTCAAAAAtaacgtcaagctcacgatcgatgaattcgttatcgcaaatcctataagccctcaggaacatttaCGAGGCAACTGATTTCTTAATCTTCACctagaaaaatgaagataattagcggtgtgggtgggtttacgataaaattaaaatttaagcgagccattgatattggataaaagaacgtcgagaaaaggtaatttgtcTGAGTCTTCCCATACTACTTTAGAGTTgatagtacgagcgaggttattgtCTACTGAAAAAAATCATTGAAATCCGAACGGTttatttgccacatagaaaaaatgccATCAACATAGCGAacccaaatcgtgtccggcgggaggattgacggaagtagtTCAGATTCAAATATTTCGATATATAAATTCGCAAGGACCGGGCGGAGGccacttcccatcgcgataccatgtatttgtttatagaattcgCCGTCAAAAGTATAGACATTATTCGTGacacaaacgaatgagatcgatcaaacaattgaccggaatagggatcccCTGATGAAAccaagaaagtttcctttcaagaaaatctagcacctCGTtaagcgggacatttgtaaataaggaatccacatcaaaactaacaagtttcttaccgtgcgtcggcaaatt encodes:
- the LOC138865167 gene encoding uncharacterized protein, producing the protein MEALTHASLRAGHVVIHTDSRATINSLQHSIPQDIYLLTSVLTIAQRILGQGRRIAINWVPSHIGIQGNELADKLAEKGRGLPPSSTIVKPSRRRLSQSSKATACARLRKSN